gtttaacTGGTGCCTAGCTACTCATCCTCATGGTGCTCGCAGAAATCATGGCAACAGACAGTTACCATGGTGACAAATGTCATGAACTCTTGGAAGTCTAATTCCGAGTCTCCATCCGTGTCCAGGCTCTCCATCAAACTGTCCATAGTGGCCTGGTCCTTCACTTGCTGAGGGCAAAAACAGATAAACAGAGATAGATAAGGTCATATTTGATGACTAAAG
This region of Salvelinus sp. IW2-2015 linkage group LG12, ASM291031v2, whole genome shotgun sequence genomic DNA includes:
- the LOC111970979 gene encoding protein S100-B; the protein is MTDLESSLATIMEVFHRYAEKEGDKHKLKKSELKDLINEELPALTGQVKDQATMDSLMESLDTDGDSELDFQEFMTFVTMVTVCCHDFCEHHEDE